A portion of the Micromonospora tarapacensis genome contains these proteins:
- a CDS encoding preATP grasp domain-containing protein, translating into MTTLYIGNSFNEALVGDLSQLDPLDRRIGGNLSCRLVWSMEPGDLLVSPQPISDEFLAYASRLKGVPVTAADVVVPPPGRFGDDVLTADRLRGARFVDELRAMVAGRGLDCIVPYCYDQIIASLSRDVGIGSHDASVAFCAAGGAELLNRKSVFRALSGGAGVPIAEGLVTRSVSDATDFVVSFIEAGRSVIVKQDAHESGHGNEILTPSADTVQLGAAALTVVADRHAVERRLAEQWPRFSSNGRDPVVVEHYLRDSISLGCEVNLTGGSPVMRHTAEMRMAPIFDGLLIPPSSISKECDAEFSRYALELAGVVHAMGYRGLINIDGLAADDGKTVVLNEFNGRLGGSTHLHWIGRTLLGDDYLRRRHLISNNHLKVDSFTSAVAALERAGLAFDPERGEGVILTCDHTAQSGAVEYCAVGIDVATADDYERRLHLLPTSR; encoded by the coding sequence ATGACTACCCTGTACATCGGGAACTCGTTCAACGAGGCCCTTGTCGGCGACCTCAGCCAGCTCGACCCCCTGGACCGCCGGATCGGCGGCAACCTGTCCTGTCGGTTGGTCTGGTCGATGGAGCCCGGCGACCTCCTCGTCAGTCCACAGCCCATCAGCGACGAGTTCCTCGCCTACGCCTCCCGGCTGAAAGGTGTGCCGGTCACCGCGGCAGACGTCGTCGTTCCACCGCCGGGGCGGTTCGGCGACGACGTGCTGACGGCGGACCGGCTTCGCGGGGCCCGGTTCGTCGACGAGTTGCGAGCGATGGTCGCCGGCCGAGGACTCGATTGCATCGTCCCCTACTGCTACGACCAGATCATCGCGTCGCTTTCTCGCGATGTCGGAATCGGGTCGCACGACGCGAGTGTCGCGTTCTGCGCGGCCGGCGGTGCCGAGCTGCTCAACCGGAAGTCAGTGTTCCGGGCACTCTCCGGGGGAGCCGGCGTCCCCATCGCCGAGGGCTTGGTGACCAGGTCGGTGAGCGATGCCACCGACTTCGTCGTCTCGTTCATCGAGGCGGGGCGGTCCGTGATCGTCAAACAGGACGCGCACGAAAGCGGTCATGGCAACGAGATCCTCACGCCATCGGCGGACACCGTGCAGTTGGGAGCCGCTGCGCTCACCGTCGTAGCGGACCGCCACGCCGTCGAGAGGCGACTAGCCGAGCAGTGGCCGCGCTTCAGCTCGAACGGCCGCGATCCCGTCGTCGTCGAGCACTACCTAAGGGACTCGATCTCCTTGGGGTGCGAGGTGAACTTGACCGGTGGGTCCCCGGTCATGCGCCACACGGCGGAGATGCGGATGGCGCCCATTTTCGACGGACTCCTGATACCCCCGAGTTCGATCTCCAAGGAGTGCGACGCCGAGTTCTCCCGATACGCGCTCGAACTCGCCGGCGTCGTGCACGCGATGGGCTATCGCGGGCTCATCAACATCGATGGACTGGCGGCCGACGACGGCAAGACCGTCGTCCTCAACGAGTTCAACGGTCGCCTCGGCGGCTCCACCCATCTCCACTGGATCGGCCGGACGCTCTTGGGCGACGACTACCTGCGACGCCGGCACCTCATCAGCAACAACCACCTGAAGGTGGATTCGTTCACGAGTGCCGTGGCGGCGCTAGAGCGGGCCGGCTTGGCGTTCGACCCCGAGCGTGGCGAAGGCGTCATCCTCACCTGCGATCACACCGCCCAGTCCGGGGCGGTCGAGTACTGCGCAGTTGGAATCGACGTCGCCACAGCCGATGACTACGAGCGGCGGCTCCACCTGCTGCCGACGTCGCGCTGA
- a CDS encoding aminotransferase class III-fold pyridoxal phosphate-dependent enzyme produces the protein MTGASALPMVARAKGVMIVDADGREYVDGCSGTICVNIGHGVPEVLEAISRQSQLVTFAHRSQFRSQPVEDLSAMVLSIAGPGYREVVYNNSGSETMETALRLALHHHAGTGRDIIVSQRPSYHGMTAGALAVSGHPPRRRNVDALLGGAARLEQVSSSHDAEILPSLEDWMSVLERVDPARVAAVVLEPVGGAASGGAETEVRTLRGIREFCDSAGALLIADEVMSGFGRLGEWFGVSKSGIMPDLLVTGKGLSGGYLPIGACIVGEHVLPGVPAAEVSMGHTMSGNPLAAAAALAVLTYTRDHRLVSRAREVGAYLRRELALIAQSVPLLRPPRGRGLLLGMGIEQDSVEFATTPLNRRIVDAALRNGLLVYPSGVDARTQSVMVCPPLTIRDREVEMLIARFTRAVSESFAAERV, from the coding sequence GCCGACGGCCGGGAGTACGTCGACGGGTGCTCGGGCACGATCTGCGTGAACATCGGTCACGGCGTGCCCGAGGTGCTCGAGGCGATCTCGAGGCAGTCGCAGCTCGTGACGTTCGCCCATCGCAGCCAGTTCCGCAGTCAGCCCGTCGAAGACCTGTCCGCCATGGTCCTGTCGATCGCCGGCCCCGGATACAGGGAGGTCGTCTACAACAATTCCGGATCCGAGACGATGGAGACCGCACTCCGGCTCGCCCTGCACCACCACGCAGGGACCGGGCGAGACATCATCGTCTCGCAGCGGCCGAGCTATCACGGCATGACCGCCGGCGCGCTCGCGGTGTCCGGACATCCGCCTCGCCGCCGCAACGTCGATGCTCTGCTCGGCGGTGCGGCGAGGCTGGAGCAGGTGTCATCCTCGCACGACGCCGAGATCCTGCCGTCGCTTGAGGACTGGATGTCCGTCCTCGAACGGGTGGATCCCGCACGCGTGGCCGCCGTCGTCCTCGAGCCGGTCGGCGGGGCGGCCAGCGGAGGGGCGGAGACGGAGGTCCGGACGCTCCGCGGGATCCGTGAGTTCTGTGACAGCGCCGGAGCTCTGCTGATCGCGGATGAGGTGATGAGCGGATTCGGCCGGCTCGGTGAATGGTTCGGTGTCTCGAAGTCCGGGATCATGCCGGACCTCTTGGTCACCGGGAAAGGCCTCAGCGGCGGCTACCTGCCGATCGGCGCTTGCATCGTGGGGGAACACGTGCTGCCCGGTGTCCCGGCGGCGGAGGTGTCGATGGGCCACACGATGAGCGGCAACCCGCTGGCCGCCGCGGCGGCGCTCGCGGTGCTCACGTACACGCGCGACCACCGGCTCGTCTCGCGAGCGCGGGAGGTGGGCGCCTACCTTCGGCGAGAGCTGGCACTGATCGCACAGTCGGTGCCCCTCCTCCGACCGCCGCGTGGACGAGGTCTGCTCCTCGGCATGGGGATCGAGCAGGACTCGGTCGAGTTCGCGACCACGCCGTTGAACCGCCGGATCGTCGATGCCGCGCTGCGGAACGGACTCCTGGTGTACCCCTCGGGCGTCGACGCGCGTACGCAGTCGGTGATGGTGTGCCCACCGCTGACGATCCGTGACCGAGAGGTCGAGATGCTGATCGCACGCTTTACCCGCGCGGTGTCCGAGTCGTTCGCAGCAGAGCGCGTCTGA